The genomic stretch ttaattttattaatataaagtaataacaaGTTGAAACAAGTTAATTATACTTACAAATCAAGACTCCAACGTAAAGATTGTCCATAAGTCTCGGCTGATTTTAAGCTTGGCGTTatctcttttaataaaaaaaaaaaaaaaaaaaaaaaaaggttttattGCATATTCTAAACTTTTAgatattatattcaattaaacttgttaattaagaataatataatttgtttattcAACTTACTTGTACTATCAAAGTTAGTTTTAGACGAACGACGAAGCTTTCGTTTTATACCACCTTCAAATGTACTTTCATCTGACGAAGTCTCATTTTCCTCTATTTCGTAATCTGAACATTTATCTAAATCATTGTTGCTAGAATGAGCTTCTGTTATATGATTTGCAATCTCGTCTTTAGAGTTCGTGGAAAACTTgcaaattttacatataaaactCTGAAAAAGAAAGTGTTGTTTGCATCTATATGTTTTATCACTCTTTTAGATATAAccaaatttatgaaatataccTCTTTAGGCATAAAATTACACTGATAATAATGTTCACAAATATCTTCGTAAGAGGAACTCGCGAAAGTACATCCCGCTTGTTTACAAGCTGCGGCATTTTTTGAGgctaattcttttttccacaTAACTTTCCAAAtatttggtattttttttcttttagacaTTTGTATCGCATCGTCCTAATAACATAACACATgattataacattaattttaatatgctaTGTGAATTGAAAATATGCATAGAAACTTTTCTTTAccacatttttatcttttaaagaCTTGGTAACTTCTAAAATTTTTGGTACTGctctgtaattataaaatataatgcaataacattatttataaaacaaagtaataatatCATTATCATTGAAATTTTGTGCTTACCTTTCGGCTGCTTTTCGTTTAGTTTTTTCTACTTGTATATCTGCTTctttacttttgttttcttcTGATTGCCTGTGATACAAACGGTCATGTACTTCTACAGAAGAAGGCATCATAACAGCGTTACAGATGGAACAAGTTACCATTAACGCCTGCTTttcctattaaaaaatataaaaaaattttcataaaatgcATAATCTTGTACGCTAAATGATTAATTGTCTTTCATGCTTACTTGTTCAGATTTACCACAAAATTGTATATGCGATATAAAACCGATAACACTCCGTTTCGTATTTCCACATTGTTCACATGtcagatatttctttttttgtttaagaGCCAGAGTCAGTACTCTTTTTAACAATAACTCGTCGTTTTCAAAATcctgtataaataaattttttttacgtataagtTTATATCGATGGTACAAAAATCTGTAatgttaaaatgtattattaccAATGGTTCCTCATCCTTTTGCCAAGCCATGTTATTatgttgatttaatttatgcaaAGACCATTGTTTCTTTGGTATTTCTTGATCACATTTGCCACAAGTCACCAATTTCgcctgtaaataaaatattcgattgtttaattgtaatatgttttataGTAAATATCTCTAAAATATAACTGCaacttacaatatttttattagaagcGTTTAAATCTGTAGCAGGATTTTCGTTATTTGCAACTGCCACTGTGTCTGtgttatctattttattaaaatcatcactctctttttttctcaattgAGGACCATCCTTTGCTAATTTAGGAATGTACTCTGTGTCTTGCGATGCTCTTCCGCGTCCTCGACCGCGTCCTGGACTACGTCCTCGACCACGTCTTCGACCACGTCCCCGACTATGTCCTTGACTTCTTCCAGAATTAGGTGGTCGACCTTTTTTCTTGACAAAAATGTTATCTTCCGCGATATCGCTTTCACTACTTGAATCGCTTACTCCGACAAACGTAACTTTACTAATCCGTTTTTTATCACGTGTTGTggattcaaaaatattttgtgatGTATCGTCGTCTACTGATTTGCTTGACACGTTTTGATCCGTGGAATCATTTATCCCTTTTCTAGGTCtacccctttttcttttaataatcggTACTACAGGAAATAGATTTTGATCGCTATTTTTCACATCCATTTCATTTCCTGAATTTTGATGTGCTGCATTAGTTTTTGAACTATTTTCATTCGTTACCTTTTGCTTATTTGTATCTTTCTGAGACGAGATTCGCGATTTAGTTGAAAGCTCCATGTACTTTTCGGTTGATTTTGATTCATTTGTATCACCTCTAATCATCGATTGCACTTTCTGTGTGAATGATTGCATCGAACTTGGTAACTTAGTCTTAACTaatctcgattttttttcgtcattatCTTTGATAGCTTTCAAATCTGATGGCAGTGATCTTGGTGATGTAGTTGATAGTGGAGAtactttattttcaattttcttagTTTTCGGACTTTTCAAAATACTAGTAggtaatttagaaaaattatttgatgcaATGCAATCATTAACTTTGCCCTGCTGagaatcgtttttatttttatcaggtacgcttttgttattaattaaattaacataatcttttttaaataaattatgtgtaaTACTTGTACTATCGTTACTAGATGTTGCCAAAACACTGGTATCTCTCATTTTTACCGCCGACATTTCCGACTTGTTACATTTATCAGAGAATGCAATTTTCCGTCGAGAAAATGTCTCTGATGTACAATCTAAATTTGCCTTTTTATTAAGACATTTAGGTACTTCAatgctatttaattttccttcatttttcttcactataatttctttttccacatTTATCTGTTGTTCCATATTATCAGATCTTTCATCCTTGATTTCTATACTGATGTAATCCTTTGTGGCACTTCTAGTACTAAGTGATATACCTTTACGTTTGTTGTTCCCATTGTGCAAATCTAGAATAATGAAcatgttattatatttaatgttatttttaacattagaatattaaatgtttag from Cardiocondyla obscurior isolate alpha-2009 linkage group LG12, Cobs3.1, whole genome shotgun sequence encodes the following:
- the LOC139106978 gene encoding uncharacterized protein isoform X1, giving the protein MPFTKRKHLTRSRQCSRKSKSGKEILPLLSHEIQDICITDTAENLHNGNNKRKGISLSTRSATKDYISIEIKDERSDNMEQQINVEKEIIVKKNEGKLNSIEVPKCLNKKANLDCTSETFSRRKIAFSDKCNKSEMSAVKMRDTSVLATSSNDSTSITHNLFKKDYVNLINNKSVPDKNKNDSQQGKVNDCIASNNFSKLPTSILKSPKTKKIENKVSPLSTTSPRSLPSDLKAIKDNDEKKSRLVKTKLPSSMQSFTQKVQSMIRGDTNESKSTEKYMELSTKSRISSQKDTNKQKVTNENSSKTNAAHQNSGNEMDVKNSDQNLFPVVPIIKRKRGRPRKGINDSTDQNVSSKSVDDDTSQNIFESTTRDKKRISKVTFVGVSDSSSESDIAEDNIFVKKKGRPPNSGRSQGHSRGRGRRRGRGRSPGRGRGRGRASQDTEYIPKLAKDGPQLRKKESDDFNKIDNTDTVAVANNENPATDLNASNKNIAKLVTCGKCDQEIPKKQWSLHKLNQHNNMAWQKDEEPLDFENDELLLKRVLTLALKQKKKYLTCEQCGNTKRSVIGFISHIQFCGKSEQEKQALMVTCSICNAVMMPSSVEVHDRLYHRQSEENKSKEADIQVEKTKRKAAERAVPKILEVTKSLKDKNVDDAIQMSKRKKIPNIWKVMWKKELASKNAAACKQAGCTFASSSYEDICEHYYQCNFMPKESFICKICKFSTNSKDEIANHITEAHSSNNDLDKCSDYEIEENETSSDESTFEGGIKRKLRRSSKTNFDSTKITPSLKSAETYGQSLRWSLDFELKNYELALFKNDMPNCFTLLGDNDAVTYLPEVTVSMAFKRIDINSPKNIESSKNDNWKQINRFESDICEGVSTFFVGGPIWALAWLPIPSAVYHKNPSQYIAISTHPTMESVYTVGNKYSGPNIIQIWDVGPLSHEANGESRLPVLAYAIAHNSGTVWCLEWCPSGCYQDSELGNYEVDKNKSRRMGLLAAACSDGCINIYSLPFTDELKFKKTEFNSRPIYKTDPVMTLVVNTRMYDNSKQDWQCTKLSWTKENGHSIIGAGFSNGYIGLWDLTTTSPLLFAMRKNTKFIDTFKHFFAHHNTITMIALFPHGKSRYLASASVDKSYKFWDLEDTGAPQMCAKKGIVSNGTWMTHWPCAVLSFDDAVGYHYMHSLIVPLKEYGYKYCPILATNSPTYGLTTSDYTNSIAHGTLAGEVMTIFLKQLLFTERLSKKRQLNSFIKTVDFLEEQEMQSSESKDKKKNSKEYRYMPETYNECKDRFGIVFHDNLTSLKKKVYAKCNKNSSLNTDNCMSVPIEQYPFTSVNRMAWNPNAWSYMWLTVGYQNGLIRLLNFNSTSMSSKSNSWLPDHVVSMLAKRDRVD
- the LOC139106978 gene encoding uncharacterized protein isoform X2 — translated: MPFTKRKHLTRSRQCSRKSKSGKEILPLLSHEIQDICITDTAENLHNGNNKRKGISLSTRSATKDYISIEIKDERSDNMEQQINVEKEIIVKKNEGKLNSIEVPKCLNKKANLDCTSETFSRRKIAFSDKCNKSEMSAVKMRDTSVLATSSNDSTSITHNLFKKDYVNLINNKSVPDKNKNDSQQGKVNDCIASNNFSKLPTSILKSPKTKKIENKVSPLSTTSPRSLPSDLKAIKDNDEKKSRLVKTKLPSSMQSFTQKVQSMIRGDTNESKSTEKYMELSTKSRISSQKDTNKQKVTNENSSKTNAAHQNSGNEMDVKNSDQNLFPVVPIIKRKRGRPRKGINDSTDQNVSSKSVDDDTSQNIFESTTRDKKRISKVTFVGVSDSSSESDIAEDNIFVKKKGRPPNSGRSQGHSRGRGRRRGRGRSPGRGRGRGRASQDTEYIPKLAKDGPQLRKKESDDFNKIDNTDTVAVANNENPATDLNASNKNIAKLVTCGKCDQEIPKKQWSLHKLNQHNNMAWQKDEEPLDFENDELLLKRVLTLALKQKKKYLTCEQCGNTKRSVIGFISHIQFCGKSEQEKQALMVTCSICNAVMMPSSVEVHDRLYHRQSEENKSKEADIQVEKTKRKAAERAVPKILEVTKSLKDKNVDDAIQMSKRKKIPNIWKVMWKKELASKNAAACKQAGCTFASSSYEDICEHYYQCNFMPKESFICKICKFSTNSKDEIANHITEAHSSNNDLDKCSDYEIEENETSSDESTFEGGIKRKLRRSSKTNFDSTKITPSLKSAETYGQSLRWSLDFELKNYELALFKNDMPNCFTLLGDNDAVTYLPEVTVSMAFKRIDINSPKNIESSKNDNWKQINRFESDICEGVSTFFVGGPIWALAWLPIPSAVYHKNPSQYIAISTHPTMESVYTVGNKYSGPNIIQIWDVGPLSHEANGESRLPVLAYAIAHNSGTVWCLEWCPSGCYQDSELGNYEVDKNKSRRMGLLAAACSDGCINIYSLPFTDELKFKKTEFNSRPIYKTDPVMTLVVNTRMYDNSKQDWQCTKLSWTKENGHSIIGAGFSNGYIGLWDLTTTSPLLFAMRKNTKFIDTFKHFFAHHNTITMIALFPHGKSRYLASASVDKSYKFWDLEDTGAPQMCAKKGIVSNGTWMTHWPCAVLSFDDAVPLYAFLNSAIERIRI